A genomic region of Pseudomonas sp. RSB 5.4 contains the following coding sequences:
- the kdpB gene encoding potassium-transporting ATPase subunit KdpB produces the protein MNMPAIKPAAVKAPEQAKTAISALWRPALLQAFVKLNPRQLVRSPVMLVVELTAIFTTVLCFIPDNVVPTFVAAQIALWLWFTVLFANFAEALAEGRGKARADSLKAGSEGLSARRKMANGSFQVVPAANLRKGDVVRVEAGEMIPGDGEVIEGIAAVNEAAITGESAPVIRESGGDRSAVTGNTRLVSDWLLVKITANPGESTLDRMIALVEGAKRQKTPNEIALDILLIGLTLIFLLVVVTLQPFAHFANGSLPLVFLVALLVTLIPTTIGGLLSAIGIAGMDRLVRLNVIAKSGRAVEAAGDVHVLLLDKTGTITFGNRRCSAVYAAPGVSGRELAEGALFASLADETAEGKSIVEYLRGLHPQTEPALDSLTAVPFSAETRLSGIDYQGRVYRKGAVDSLLAFLGQQRSDLAPALSREIDKIAQSGGTPLLVCADGKLLGAIHLKDVVKPGIRERFAELRKLGIRTVMVTGDNALTAAAIAAEAGVDDVLAEATPEKKLARIRHEQNDGRLVAMCGDGANDAPALAQADVGMAMNDGTQAAREAANMVDLDSDPTKLLDVVQIGKELLVTRGALTTFSIANDVAKYFAILPALFAAIYPQLGVLNIMHLTSPQSAILSAIVFNALIIVVLIPLALRGVRVQAASAAALLRRNLLIYGLGGILVPFVGIKAIDMLLTALHLV, from the coding sequence ATGAATATGCCTGCAATCAAACCCGCTGCCGTCAAGGCACCGGAACAAGCGAAAACCGCGATCTCGGCCCTGTGGCGTCCGGCGCTGCTGCAAGCCTTCGTCAAACTCAACCCGCGCCAGCTGGTGCGTTCGCCGGTGATGCTGGTGGTCGAACTGACGGCGATCTTCACCACCGTGCTGTGCTTCATCCCGGACAACGTCGTGCCGACGTTCGTCGCCGCGCAGATTGCCCTGTGGCTGTGGTTCACCGTGCTGTTCGCCAACTTCGCCGAAGCCTTGGCCGAAGGTCGCGGCAAGGCCCGCGCCGACAGCCTCAAGGCTGGCAGCGAAGGCCTCAGCGCACGACGCAAGATGGCCAATGGCAGCTTCCAGGTGGTGCCCGCCGCCAACCTGCGCAAAGGCGATGTGGTGCGCGTCGAAGCGGGGGAGATGATCCCCGGTGACGGCGAAGTCATCGAAGGCATCGCCGCGGTCAACGAAGCGGCGATCACCGGTGAATCGGCGCCGGTGATTCGCGAGTCCGGCGGCGACCGCTCGGCGGTCACCGGCAACACGCGCCTGGTGTCCGATTGGCTGCTGGTGAAGATCACCGCCAACCCCGGTGAATCGACCCTTGACCGCATGATCGCGCTGGTCGAAGGCGCCAAACGCCAGAAGACCCCCAACGAAATCGCGCTGGATATCCTGCTGATCGGCCTGACCCTGATCTTCCTGCTGGTGGTCGTGACCCTGCAACCGTTCGCCCACTTCGCCAACGGCAGCCTGCCGCTGGTGTTCCTGGTGGCGCTGTTGGTCACGCTGATTCCGACCACCATCGGTGGCCTGTTGTCGGCGATCGGTATCGCCGGGATGGATCGACTGGTACGGCTGAACGTGATTGCCAAATCCGGGCGTGCAGTGGAAGCGGCCGGTGACGTGCACGTGCTGCTGTTGGACAAGACTGGCACCATCACCTTCGGTAACCGCCGTTGCAGCGCGGTGTATGCCGCGCCGGGTGTGAGTGGTCGCGAGTTGGCCGAAGGCGCGTTGTTCGCCTCGCTGGCGGACGAAACCGCCGAAGGCAAATCCATCGTCGAATACCTGCGCGGTCTGCACCCGCAAACCGAGCCGGCGCTGGATAGCCTGACAGCGGTGCCGTTCAGCGCGGAAACCCGCTTGTCCGGTATTGACTATCAGGGCCGCGTGTACCGCAAGGGCGCAGTCGATTCGCTGCTGGCGTTCCTCGGTCAACAACGCTCCGATCTGGCTCCGGCGCTGTCGCGGGAAATCGACAAAATCGCGCAGAGTGGCGGTACGCCGTTGCTGGTTTGCGCCGACGGCAAACTGCTGGGTGCGATCCACCTCAAGGACGTGGTCAAGCCAGGCATTCGTGAGCGTTTCGCCGAGCTGCGCAAACTGGGGATTCGCACGGTGATGGTCACCGGTGACAACGCGTTGACCGCGGCGGCCATTGCGGCAGAAGCGGGCGTCGATGACGTACTCGCCGAAGCCACCCCGGAGAAGAAACTCGCACGCATTCGTCATGAGCAGAACGACGGTCGTCTGGTGGCGATGTGTGGCGACGGCGCCAACGATGCTCCGGCACTGGCCCAGGCTGACGTCGGCATGGCGATGAACGACGGCACGCAAGCCGCACGCGAAGCCGCAAACATGGTCGACCTCGACAGCGACCCGACCAAGCTGCTGGACGTGGTGCAGATCGGCAAGGAATTGCTGGTGACCCGTGGTGCGCTGACGACTTTCTCCATCGCCAACGACGTCGCCAAGTACTTCGCGATTCTGCCGGCGCTGTTCGCCGCGATCTATCCGCAACTGGGCGTGCTGAACATCATGCACCTGACCAGTCCGCAGAGCGCGATCCTTTCGGCCATCGTCTTCAACGCCCTGATCATCGTGGTGCTGATTCCACTGGCACTGCGTGGCGTACGCGTACAGGCAGCGAGTGCCGCGGCACTGCTGCGGCGCAATCTGCTGATCTACGGACTGGGCGGGATTCTGGTGCCGTTCGTGGGGATCAAGGCGATCGACATGCTGCTCACGGCTTTGCATTTGGTTTGA
- the kdpA gene encoding potassium-transporting ATPase subunit KdpA, with translation MHSYDYWLILAFFAVVLLPAPFLGRFYYKVMEGQRTWLTPILGPVERGCYRISGVDPQAEQSWQKYTLALLAFNLAGFLLLFAILLFQDHLPLNPQNLPGQEWTQAFNTAISFMTNTNWQSYSGEATLSYLSQMVGLTVQNFVSAATGLAVLVALCRGIGRKSAKTLGNFWVDMTRATLYGLLPLCLLLALYLVWQGVPQTFAQYVNAVTMQGVDQVIPLGPAASQIAIKQLGTNGGGFFGVNSAHPFENPTAWSNLFEVTSIILIPVALVFTFGHYVKDLRQSRAIIACMLALFLIGGATSLWAEYQPNPALNNVAVEQTAPLEGKEARFGTTATVLWSVTTTAASNGSVNGMHDSLNPLSGMVALVNMMVGEVIFGGVGAGLYGMLLNVLIAVFLAGLMIGRTPEYLGKKLQAREVQLLVVTLLVMPVGVLVLGAIAATLPGPAATISNPGPHGFSQLLYAYTSASANNGSAFGGLSANTPFHNLMLGLGMLIGRFGYILPVLALAGSLAMKKTAPIGQNSFPTHGPLFVTLLTVTILLVGGLTFLPTLALGPIAEHLSMGF, from the coding sequence ATGCACAGTTATGACTATTGGCTGATCCTCGCGTTTTTTGCGGTGGTGTTGTTGCCGGCGCCGTTCCTCGGGCGCTTTTACTACAAGGTGATGGAAGGTCAGCGCACCTGGCTGACGCCGATTCTGGGCCCGGTCGAACGTGGCTGTTATCGCATTTCCGGGGTTGATCCGCAGGCTGAACAGAGCTGGCAGAAGTACACGCTGGCCTTGCTGGCGTTCAACCTCGCCGGTTTCCTGCTGCTGTTTGCGATCCTGTTGTTCCAGGATCACCTGCCGCTGAACCCGCAAAACCTGCCGGGCCAGGAATGGACTCAGGCGTTCAACACCGCGATCAGTTTCATGACCAACACCAACTGGCAGTCCTACAGCGGTGAAGCGACTCTCAGCTACCTGAGCCAGATGGTCGGCCTTACCGTGCAGAACTTCGTCAGCGCCGCTACCGGCCTCGCCGTGCTGGTTGCACTGTGCCGTGGCATCGGTCGCAAGTCGGCGAAGACCCTGGGCAACTTCTGGGTCGACATGACCCGCGCCACCCTCTACGGCCTGCTGCCGCTGTGCCTGCTGCTGGCGCTGTACCTGGTGTGGCAGGGCGTACCGCAGACTTTCGCGCAATATGTGAACGCGGTGACCATGCAGGGCGTTGATCAAGTGATCCCGCTCGGCCCGGCGGCCAGTCAGATTGCGATCAAGCAACTGGGCACCAACGGCGGCGGCTTCTTCGGTGTCAACTCGGCGCACCCGTTCGAGAACCCGACCGCGTGGAGCAACCTGTTCGAAGTCACTTCGATCATCCTGATCCCGGTGGCGCTGGTGTTCACCTTCGGCCACTACGTCAAGGACCTGCGTCAGAGCCGCGCGATCATCGCCTGCATGCTCGCACTGTTCCTGATCGGCGGCGCAACTTCGCTGTGGGCCGAATATCAGCCTAACCCTGCGCTGAACAACGTTGCCGTCGAGCAGACCGCGCCGCTGGAAGGCAAGGAAGCACGCTTCGGCACCACCGCCACCGTGCTGTGGTCGGTGACCACCACCGCGGCGTCGAACGGTTCGGTCAACGGCATGCACGACAGCCTCAATCCGCTCAGCGGCATGGTCGCGCTGGTCAACATGATGGTCGGCGAAGTGATCTTCGGCGGCGTCGGTGCCGGACTCTACGGCATGTTGCTCAACGTGCTCATCGCGGTGTTCCTCGCCGGCCTGATGATTGGTCGCACCCCGGAATACCTCGGCAAGAAACTGCAGGCGCGGGAAGTGCAATTGTTGGTCGTCACCCTGCTGGTGATGCCGGTCGGCGTGCTGGTGCTCGGTGCGATTGCCGCCACTCTGCCTGGCCCGGCGGCGACCATCAGTAACCCCGGCCCGCACGGTTTCAGTCAGTTGCTCTATGCCTACACCTCGGCCAGCGCGAACAACGGTTCGGCCTTCGGTGGTCTGAGCGCCAACACGCCGTTCCACAACCTGATGCTCGGTCTGGGCATGTTGATCGGTCGCTTCGGTTACATCCTTCCGGTACTGGCTTTGGCCGGCAGCCTGGCGATGAAGAAAACCGCACCGATCGGCCAGAACAGCTTCCCGACCCATGGCCCGCTGTTCGTGACTCTGTTGACCGTGACTATTTTGCTGGTGGGCGGCCTGACGTTCTTGCCGACGCTGGCGCTGGGTCCGATTGCTGAACACCTGAGCATGGGTTTCTAA
- the kdpF gene encoding K(+)-transporting ATPase subunit F, with amino-acid sequence MSVLDGVSLLLAAGLFIYLLVALLRADRG; translated from the coding sequence ATGAGCGTTCTGGACGGGGTGTCCCTGCTGTTGGCAGCCGGGCTGTTCATTTATCTGTTGGTTGCGCTATTGCGCGCGGATCGGGGCTAG
- the eat gene encoding ethanolamine permease codes for MNTQLKPTLGTLHLWGIAVGLVISGEYFGWSYGWGVAGTLGFLVTSFMVATMYTCFIFSFTELTTAIPHAGGPFAYSRRAFGEKGGLIAGLATLIEFVFAPPAIALAIGAYLNVQFPALDPKHAAVGAYIVFMGLNILGVKLAATFELIVCVLAVIELLVFMGVVAPAFSFSSFALNGWAGSDVFGVPAIAGMFAAIPFAIWFFLAIEGAAMAAEEAKDPKRTIPKAYISGILTLVLLAMGVMFFAGGVGDWRTLANINDPLPQAMKTVVGDNSGWLHMLVWIGLFGLVASFHGIILGYSRQFFALARAGYLPASLAKLSRFQTPHRAIIAGGIIGIAAIYSDGLINLGGMTLTAAMITMAVFGAIVMYIMSMLSLFKLRKSEPNLERTFRAPCYPLIPLIALVLAVVCLIAMAWFNALIGLIFLGFMAVGFGYFLLTGQLRADAPADAMLTGR; via the coding sequence ATGAACACACAACTCAAACCCACGCTGGGCACCTTGCACCTGTGGGGCATCGCCGTCGGGCTGGTGATTTCCGGCGAGTATTTCGGCTGGAGTTACGGCTGGGGCGTGGCCGGTACACTGGGCTTTCTGGTGACTTCGTTCATGGTCGCCACGATGTACACCTGTTTCATCTTCAGCTTCACCGAACTGACCACTGCGATTCCCCATGCGGGTGGGCCGTTCGCCTACAGTCGCCGAGCCTTCGGTGAAAAAGGCGGACTGATTGCCGGGCTGGCCACGCTGATCGAATTCGTCTTCGCGCCGCCGGCCATCGCCCTGGCGATTGGCGCCTACCTGAATGTGCAGTTTCCGGCGCTCGATCCGAAACATGCAGCGGTCGGCGCATATATCGTCTTTATGGGTTTGAACATTCTTGGTGTGAAACTGGCCGCGACGTTCGAGCTGATCGTCTGCGTGCTGGCGGTGATCGAATTGCTGGTGTTCATGGGTGTGGTCGCACCGGCCTTCAGCTTCAGCAGCTTTGCCCTGAATGGCTGGGCAGGCTCCGATGTGTTCGGTGTGCCGGCGATTGCCGGGATGTTCGCCGCGATTCCGTTTGCGATCTGGTTTTTCCTCGCCATCGAAGGCGCAGCAATGGCCGCCGAAGAGGCCAAGGATCCCAAGCGCACGATTCCCAAGGCCTACATCAGCGGGATCCTGACCCTGGTGTTGCTGGCAATGGGCGTGATGTTCTTCGCGGGCGGCGTCGGTGACTGGCGCACCCTGGCGAACATCAACGATCCGTTGCCGCAGGCGATGAAGACTGTGGTCGGCGACAACTCCGGCTGGTTGCACATGCTGGTGTGGATCGGCCTGTTCGGGCTGGTGGCGAGTTTCCACGGGATCATCCTCGGCTACTCGCGGCAGTTCTTCGCCCTCGCCCGCGCCGGTTACCTGCCGGCGTCGCTGGCGAAACTCTCGCGCTTCCAGACCCCGCACCGCGCGATCATTGCCGGCGGCATCATCGGCATCGCCGCGATTTACAGCGACGGCTTGATCAATCTCGGCGGCATGACCCTCACTGCGGCGATGATCACCATGGCGGTGTTCGGCGCGATCGTGATGTACATCATGAGCATGCTCAGCCTGTTCAAACTGCGCAAATCCGAACCGAATCTCGAGCGTACTTTCCGTGCGCCGTGCTACCCGCTGATTCCGCTGATCGCACTGGTGCTGGCAGTGGTGTGCCTGATCGCCATGGCCTGGTTCAACGCACTGATCGGGCTGATTTTCCTCGGTTTCATGGCGGTCGGCTTCGGCTACTTCTTGCTCACCGGGCAGTTGCGCGCTGACGCTCCGGCCGATGCGATGCTGACCGGCCGCTGA
- a CDS encoding DUF2897 family protein: protein MPWYAWLILVVAIGSIVGGLMMLRDTANKVELTDEERKRVAQRNAEADIKDAQDR from the coding sequence ATGCCCTGGTATGCCTGGTTGATTCTGGTCGTTGCAATCGGCTCGATCGTTGGCGGATTGATGATGTTGCGCGACACCGCCAACAAGGTTGAACTGACCGATGAAGAACGCAAACGCGTTGCGCAGCGCAACGCCGAAGCGGACATCAAGGACGCGCAGGATCGCTGA
- a CDS encoding TetR/AcrR family transcriptional regulator: protein MRYSQDHKAQTHQRIIKEASARFRQDGIGATGLQPLMKALGLTHGGFYSHFKSKDELVEKALQEAGAQLDAHCAMLFSEERPLEAFIDSYLSEWHYSSAHEGCPLPTMSSEMGLRGQPSPTTDAVLNSRLEQVQNTLEGPSAADRSIVIMATLVGALVLARSVENPQLAQRILDVTRDTLKKDQD from the coding sequence ATGCGTTACTCGCAGGATCACAAAGCCCAGACCCATCAGCGCATCATCAAGGAAGCCTCGGCACGCTTTCGCCAGGACGGTATTGGCGCCACCGGTTTGCAACCATTGATGAAGGCGCTCGGGCTGACCCATGGCGGGTTCTATTCACATTTCAAGTCTAAGGACGAATTGGTGGAAAAAGCCTTGCAGGAGGCTGGCGCGCAGCTGGACGCGCATTGCGCCATGCTGTTCTCCGAGGAACGCCCGCTGGAGGCGTTCATCGACAGTTACCTCTCCGAATGGCACTACAGCTCTGCGCACGAAGGCTGCCCGTTGCCGACCATGTCCTCGGAAATGGGTCTGCGCGGTCAGCCCAGCCCGACCACCGACGCGGTGCTCAACAGTCGACTGGAACAAGTGCAAAACACGCTGGAAGGCCCATCCGCCGCTGATCGCAGCATTGTCATCATGGCCACACTGGTTGGTGCACTGGTGCTCGCACGCAGCGTCGAAAATCCGCAGTTGGCCCAACGGATTCTCGACGTCACACGTGACACCCTGAAGAAAGATCAGGACTAG
- the fabF gene encoding beta-ketoacyl-ACP synthase II yields the protein MSQRRIVVTGMGLVSPLGSDVEVVWQRLLDGRSGLRNLPDAVSADLPTRVAGMVPTAAEDVQAGFDPDLATPPKEQKKMDRFILFAMEAARQALAQAEWQPSEARDQERTATIIGSGVGGFGAIADAVRTTDSRGPRRLSPFTIPSFLVNLAAGHVSIQHALKGPLGAPVTACAAGVQAIGDAARMIRAGEVDIAVCGGAEACIDRVSLAGFAAARALSSGYNDTPERASRPFDSGRDGFVMGEGAGLLVIESLEHALARGAQPLAELVGYGTSADAYHLTAGPEDGSGARRAMQLALAQAGIAPDQVQHLNAHATSTPVGDLGELAAIKSVFGEQNKIAVTSTKSATGHLLGAAGGLEAIFTLLAIRDQVVPPTLNFDNPDPASEGVDIVHGQARSMPIEYGLSNGFGFGGVNASVLFKRWEG from the coding sequence ATGAGTCAGCGTCGAATTGTTGTCACCGGTATGGGCCTGGTTTCTCCTTTGGGCAGTGATGTCGAGGTTGTCTGGCAGCGCTTGCTGGACGGGCGCTCCGGCTTGCGCAATTTGCCGGACGCGGTGAGTGCAGATCTGCCGACACGGGTCGCCGGGATGGTGCCAACGGCGGCAGAGGACGTCCAGGCCGGTTTCGATCCGGACCTTGCCACGCCACCCAAAGAGCAGAAGAAGATGGACCGCTTCATCCTGTTCGCCATGGAAGCGGCGCGCCAGGCGTTGGCGCAGGCCGAATGGCAGCCGTCTGAGGCCAGGGATCAGGAGCGCACCGCAACGATCATCGGCTCCGGTGTTGGCGGTTTCGGGGCAATAGCCGACGCCGTGCGCACCACCGACAGTCGTGGCCCGCGTCGTCTGTCGCCGTTCACCATCCCATCGTTTCTGGTCAATCTGGCGGCCGGGCATGTGTCGATCCAGCATGCTTTGAAAGGCCCGTTGGGTGCACCGGTGACTGCTTGTGCTGCCGGGGTCCAGGCGATCGGCGATGCTGCGCGGATGATTCGCGCCGGTGAAGTGGATATTGCGGTTTGCGGCGGGGCGGAAGCCTGCATCGATCGGGTCAGCCTGGCCGGTTTTGCCGCCGCGCGAGCGTTGTCCAGCGGCTATAACGACACTCCCGAGCGCGCTTCGCGGCCCTTTGACAGCGGTCGCGATGGCTTTGTGATGGGGGAGGGCGCGGGTTTGCTGGTGATCGAGTCGCTTGAGCATGCGCTGGCACGTGGTGCACAGCCATTGGCCGAGTTGGTGGGTTATGGCACCAGTGCCGACGCCTATCATCTGACCGCCGGTCCGGAGGACGGCAGTGGTGCACGACGGGCCATGCAGTTGGCGCTGGCTCAGGCTGGTATCGCACCGGATCAGGTGCAACATCTCAACGCACATGCCACCTCCACCCCGGTCGGCGATCTGGGAGAGTTGGCGGCGATCAAAAGTGTGTTTGGCGAGCAGAACAAAATCGCGGTCACTTCCACCAAGTCCGCTACTGGGCATTTGCTCGGCGCGGCCGGCGGGCTGGAGGCGATCTTCACGTTACTGGCCATCCGCGATCAGGTGGTGCCGCCGACGCTCAACTTCGACAATCCCGATCCGGCGAGCGAGGGCGTGGACATCGTTCACGGCCAGGCGCGGTCGATGCCGATTGAATATGGGTTGTCCAACGGCTTCGGTTTTGGCGGGGTGAATGCCAGCGTGCTGTTCAAGCGCTGGGAAGGCTAG
- a CDS encoding SDR family oxidoreductase — MSSAQSQGTAVVTGASSGIGAIYAQRLAARGFDLLLVARDQQRLESAANQLRETCGVKVEVLKADLTQKNDVLKLQQRLRSDSSISLLVNNAGVAADGLLANSDAEQLERLIQLNVTAVTLLASAAAASFAKAGRGTIINIASVVALFPERFNATYSASKAYVLSLTQSLNAELEGTGVKVQAVLPGVTRTEIWERSGIDASGIPAEMVMEAGEMVDAALAGLDQGELITIPSLPDEGEWQAFVRARHVMAPNLSRSSAAERYKN, encoded by the coding sequence ATGAGTTCAGCCCAGTCTCAAGGTACGGCCGTCGTCACCGGGGCATCGTCTGGTATCGGTGCCATCTACGCGCAGCGTCTGGCCGCGCGTGGTTTTGATTTGCTGTTGGTTGCCCGTGATCAGCAGCGTCTGGAAAGCGCAGCGAACCAGTTGCGCGAGACCTGTGGTGTTAAGGTCGAAGTGCTCAAAGCCGACCTGACGCAAAAGAACGATGTCCTCAAACTCCAGCAACGCCTGCGCAGTGATTCGAGCATCAGCCTGTTGGTGAATAACGCCGGGGTTGCAGCCGATGGCTTGCTGGCCAATTCCGACGCCGAGCAACTGGAGCGTCTGATCCAGTTGAACGTCACCGCCGTGACGTTGCTGGCCTCAGCCGCGGCTGCCAGTTTCGCCAAGGCCGGACGCGGCACGATCATCAACATCGCCTCGGTGGTGGCGCTGTTTCCAGAGCGCTTCAACGCTACCTATAGCGCCAGCAAAGCCTACGTGTTGAGCCTGACCCAATCCCTCAACGCCGAGCTCGAAGGTACTGGCGTGAAGGTGCAAGCGGTATTGCCCGGCGTTACCCGCACTGAAATCTGGGAGCGCTCGGGCATCGACGCCAGTGGTATTCCGGCAGAGATGGTGATGGAGGCCGGCGAGATGGTGGATGCGGCGCTGGCCGGTCTGGATCAGGGTGAGTTGATCACCATCCCGTCGCTACCGGACGAAGGTGAATGGCAGGCATTCGTGCGTGCACGGCATGTCATGGCACCAAATCTGTCGCGCAGTTCGGCGGCTGAACGCTACAAAAATTGA
- a CDS encoding helix-hairpin-helix domain-containing protein, with the protein MRIGCFYSLVFALLTSVSIAAIAGPVVNSDLSQTSSTMDAPVIAASQKIDLNGADAPTLQKELAGVGEAKAKAIVAYRDANGPFASVDELLEVKGIGKAILDRNRDKLEVN; encoded by the coding sequence ATGCGTATCGGTTGTTTCTATTCTTTGGTTTTCGCCCTGCTCACCAGCGTTTCGATTGCCGCGATTGCTGGCCCTGTCGTCAACTCGGATCTAAGTCAGACCTCTTCGACGATGGATGCACCCGTCATAGCGGCGAGTCAGAAAATAGATCTCAATGGTGCTGACGCGCCGACCTTGCAAAAAGAGCTGGCAGGCGTGGGCGAGGCGAAGGCCAAAGCCATTGTTGCGTATCGTGATGCAAATGGGCCATTCGCCTCGGTGGATGAGCTGCTGGAAGTGAAGGGCATCGGCAAAGCGATCCTGGATCGCAACCGCGACAAGCTGGAAGTGAACTAA
- a CDS encoding nucleoside-diphosphate sugar epimerase/dehydratase yields MDKIKAFLLNLPRRQKRILQVVTDILLVWFALWMSFVVRLGIDEMVNPFTHHLWLFISAPVVAIPLFIRFGMYRAVMRYFGNDALIAIIKAVSLSSLILGVVVYWYSNHQNVVPRSIIFNYWWLSLIMIGGLRLAMRQYFLGDWFSAAQHVPFTSRDNGLPKVAIYGAGAAGNQLVAALRMGRAMRPVAFIDDDSSIADRVISGLQVYKPKHIQQMIDETGAQEILLAVPSSSRGRRREILGLLESYPLHVRSVPGFMDLASGRVKVDDIQEVDIADLLGRDAVPAQEDLLEHCIQSQTVLVTGAGGSIGSELCRQILALRPTTLLLFEHSEFNLYSILTELEQRVTRESSSVRLIPILGSVRNQEKLLEIMRTWRVDTVYHAAAYKHVPMVEHNIAEGVLNNVIGTLHTAQAALQSGVANFVLISTDKAVRPTNVMGSTKRLAELTLQALSREVAPVLFGDDSNVSRVNKTRFTMVRFGNVLGSSGSVIPLFHKQIKSGGPLTVTHPKITRYFMTIPEAAQLVIQAGSMGQGGDVFVLDMGEPVKIVELAEKMIHLSGLSVRSEKTPHGDIAIEFTGLRPGEKLYEELLIGDNVSATQHPMIMTANEDYLSWDTLKSRLIDLLAAVEHDDYTRVRQLLRETVSGYTPDGEIVDWIYQQRRLEP; encoded by the coding sequence ATGGATAAGATAAAAGCTTTTTTGTTGAACCTTCCGCGTCGACAGAAACGAATTTTGCAAGTGGTAACCGATATCCTTCTGGTTTGGTTCGCCTTGTGGATGTCATTTGTCGTGCGCCTGGGAATCGACGAAATGGTCAATCCCTTTACACACCACCTCTGGTTGTTCATCAGTGCGCCTGTCGTTGCAATTCCTTTGTTCATACGCTTTGGAATGTACCGCGCGGTAATGCGCTACTTCGGTAATGACGCACTCATAGCCATTATCAAGGCTGTCAGTCTGTCCTCTTTGATCCTGGGCGTTGTTGTTTATTGGTACAGTAATCACCAAAACGTTGTTCCGCGCTCGATCATTTTCAACTATTGGTGGCTCAGTCTCATCATGATTGGTGGATTGCGGTTGGCAATGCGTCAATACTTTCTGGGCGACTGGTTCTCCGCCGCTCAGCATGTACCTTTTACCAGTCGGGACAACGGCTTGCCGAAGGTTGCAATCTATGGCGCCGGTGCAGCCGGCAACCAGCTGGTTGCTGCGTTGCGCATGGGCAGGGCCATGCGTCCGGTAGCTTTCATTGACGACGACAGCAGCATTGCCGATCGCGTCATTTCCGGATTGCAGGTGTATAAGCCAAAACATATACAGCAGATGATCGACGAGACGGGCGCTCAGGAAATACTTCTGGCGGTGCCTTCTTCCTCGCGCGGTCGACGCCGGGAAATCCTCGGATTGCTGGAGAGCTATCCACTGCATGTAAGAAGTGTGCCCGGATTCATGGACCTGGCCAGCGGTCGTGTGAAAGTCGATGATATTCAGGAAGTCGATATCGCCGATCTGCTGGGGCGGGACGCAGTGCCTGCCCAAGAGGATTTGCTGGAGCATTGCATCCAGTCTCAGACGGTTCTTGTAACTGGCGCTGGAGGATCGATCGGTTCCGAACTGTGTCGACAGATTCTGGCCTTGCGGCCTACGACTCTCTTACTTTTCGAACATAGCGAGTTCAACCTCTACAGCATTTTGACCGAGTTGGAACAGCGAGTGACCCGCGAGTCCTCATCGGTTCGCCTGATACCTATTTTGGGTTCTGTTCGTAATCAGGAGAAGTTGCTGGAAATAATGCGTACCTGGCGGGTGGACACTGTTTATCACGCCGCAGCTTATAAACATGTGCCAATGGTGGAGCACAATATTGCAGAGGGCGTCCTGAATAACGTCATTGGCACGCTGCACACAGCGCAGGCTGCACTGCAATCCGGCGTTGCCAACTTCGTATTGATCTCAACAGACAAGGCAGTACGTCCAACAAATGTCATGGGCAGTACCAAGCGTTTGGCCGAATTGACATTACAGGCTCTAAGCAGGGAAGTCGCGCCGGTTCTTTTCGGTGATGACTCCAATGTTTCCCGAGTCAACAAAACCCGATTTACGATGGTGCGTTTTGGTAATGTTCTGGGCTCATCCGGTTCAGTTATTCCGCTTTTCCACAAGCAGATCAAATCCGGGGGGCCATTGACGGTCACCCACCCGAAAATCACTCGTTACTTCATGACCATCCCGGAGGCAGCGCAACTCGTGATCCAGGCGGGATCAATGGGCCAGGGCGGTGATGTATTTGTCCTGGATATGGGGGAGCCGGTAAAAATCGTTGAGCTGGCGGAAAAAATGATTCACCTGTCCGGTTTGAGTGTGCGCTCGGAAAAAACCCCGCATGGCGACATTGCCATTGAGTTTACCGGGCTGCGTCCCGGCGAAAAGCTCTATGAGGAGCTATTGATAGGCGACAACGTGTCAGCCACGCAACATCCGATGATCATGACCGCCAATGAGGACTATTTGTCCTGGGATACGCTTAAGAGTCGACTGATTGACCTGCTCGCTGCAGTTGAGCATGACGATTACACACGTGTCCGCCAACTTCTACGCGAAACGGTGAGCGGGTACACCCCGGACGGAGAAATTGTCGACTGGATCTATCAGCAGCGCCGTCTGGAGCCTTAA